In the Gemmatimonadota bacterium genome, one interval contains:
- a CDS encoding metal ABC transporter ATP-binding protein: MSALVTFEGVSLGYGGKAVLSGLDFTLTEGDFLGLVGPNGAGKTTVLRALLGTLAPLAGTIRRATGLRFGYVPQRDQVSAHFPLRVLDVVLMGRYDRIGLGRRPGASDHALAYRALEQVGITDLAERRLTALSGGQKQRTLIARALVGDPNVLVLDEPTSGMDLVSTTQILGLVRDLHERDGLTVLMVSHALNEVANYVERIALVVRGQFRVGAVDSILTEETLGDVYG, encoded by the coding sequence ATGAGCGCCCTCGTCACCTTCGAGGGCGTTTCGTTAGGCTACGGCGGCAAGGCCGTGCTCTCCGGGCTCGATTTCACGCTTACCGAAGGCGATTTCCTGGGACTGGTGGGGCCGAATGGCGCGGGGAAGACGACGGTGCTGCGAGCGCTGCTCGGGACGCTGGCCCCGTTGGCGGGGACAATCCGTCGGGCGACCGGTCTCCGCTTCGGCTACGTGCCGCAGCGCGACCAGGTGAGCGCCCACTTCCCGCTGCGCGTCCTCGATGTCGTCCTGATGGGGCGGTACGACCGCATCGGGTTGGGGCGACGGCCGGGAGCCTCGGACCATGCACTCGCCTATCGCGCGCTCGAACAGGTGGGGATCACCGACCTGGCCGAGCGGCGACTGACGGCGCTCTCCGGCGGGCAGAAGCAGCGCACGCTCATCGCGCGCGCGCTGGTCGGCGACCCGAATGTCCTCGTGCTGGACGAGCCGACCAGCGGGATGGACCTCGTCTCGACCACGCAGATCCTCGGCCTGGTGCGCGACCTGCACGAGCGCGACGGGCTCACCGTGCTCATGGTGAGCCACGCGCTCAACGAAGTGGCCAACTACGTGGAGCGGATCGCGCTCGTGGTGCGCGGACAGTTTCGCGTTGGTGCGGTGGACAGCATCCTCACCGAGGAGACGCTGGGCGACGTCTACGG